A genome region from Bradyrhizobium sp. WSM1417 includes the following:
- a CDS encoding NADH-quinone oxidoreductase subunit NuoF, with amino-acid sequence MSIRLYVSRDAGALAVGADEVALALEQAAAKRGIAVGIVRTGSRGLYWLEPLVEVATPQGRIAFGPVTETDVPSLLDALASNAPHLLRLGATDEIPWLKRQTRLTFARCGVIDPRSLDDYRAHGGYKGLERALSLGSEAILNEVTASGLRGRGGAGFPTGIKWKTVAQAKADRKFIVCNADEGDSGTFADRMIMEGDPFLVIEGMTTAGITVGATKGYIYIRSEYPHAVEAMNAAIVAAQRDGYLGANIGGSAHSFDLEVRVGAGAYVCGEETSLLESLEGRRGLVRAKPPLPAHHGLFGKPTVINNVLSFAAIPFIMAEGAKAYADFGIGRSRGTMPIQLAGNIRHGGLFETAFGVTLGELVEDIGGGTFTGRPIRAVQVGGPLGAYFPRALFDTPFDYEAFAARDGLIGHGGIVVFDDSVDMRKQARFAMEFCAIESCGKCTPCRIGSTRGVETIEKIIKGERVSENLALVEDLCNTMKFGSLCALGGFTPYPVLSALKHFREDFVPAPSTLQAAE; translated from the coding sequence ATGAGCATCCGTCTATATGTCTCTCGCGACGCGGGCGCGCTTGCGGTCGGCGCCGACGAGGTCGCGCTGGCGCTGGAGCAGGCTGCAGCCAAGCGTGGCATTGCCGTCGGGATCGTCAGGACCGGCTCGCGCGGCCTGTACTGGCTCGAGCCGCTGGTCGAAGTCGCGACGCCGCAGGGCCGGATCGCGTTCGGCCCTGTGACCGAGACCGATGTGCCCTCCCTGCTCGACGCGCTCGCGAGCAACGCGCCGCATCTGCTGCGGCTCGGGGCCACCGACGAGATCCCCTGGCTCAAGCGCCAGACCCGCCTCACCTTCGCGCGCTGCGGCGTGATCGACCCGCGCTCGCTCGACGACTACCGCGCCCATGGCGGCTACAAGGGCCTTGAACGCGCACTGTCGCTCGGCTCGGAAGCGATCCTCAATGAGGTGACGGCGTCTGGCCTGCGCGGCCGCGGCGGCGCGGGCTTCCCGACCGGCATCAAGTGGAAGACCGTCGCGCAGGCGAAGGCCGACCGCAAGTTCATCGTCTGCAACGCCGACGAAGGCGACAGCGGCACCTTCGCCGACCGCATGATCATGGAAGGCGATCCCTTCCTCGTCATCGAGGGCATGACGACTGCCGGCATCACCGTCGGCGCGACCAAGGGCTACATCTACATCCGCAGCGAGTATCCGCACGCGGTCGAGGCGATGAATGCAGCCATCGTGGCGGCGCAACGCGACGGCTATCTCGGCGCAAACATCGGCGGCTCCGCACACAGCTTCGATCTCGAAGTACGGGTCGGCGCCGGCGCTTACGTTTGCGGCGAAGAGACCTCGCTGCTGGAAAGCCTCGAAGGCCGCCGCGGCCTCGTGCGCGCGAAGCCGCCACTGCCCGCCCATCACGGCCTGTTCGGCAAGCCGACCGTCATCAACAACGTGCTGTCGTTCGCCGCCATCCCCTTCATCATGGCCGAAGGCGCCAAGGCCTATGCCGATTTCGGCATTGGCCGCTCGCGCGGTACGATGCCGATCCAGCTCGCCGGCAACATCCGCCACGGCGGGCTGTTCGAGACGGCGTTCGGCGTCACGCTCGGCGAGCTCGTCGAGGACATCGGCGGCGGCACGTTCACGGGCCGCCCGATCCGCGCGGTGCAGGTCGGAGGTCCCTTGGGCGCCTACTTCCCGCGCGCGCTGTTCGATACGCCGTTCGACTACGAGGCCTTCGCCGCGCGCGACGGCCTGATCGGCCATGGCGGCATCGTCGTGTTCGACGACAGTGTCGACATGCGCAAGCAGGCGCGTTTCGCCATGGAATTCTGCGCCATCGAATCCTGCGGCAAGTGCACGCCGTGCCGGATCGGCTCGACCCGCGGCGTCGAGACCATCGAGAAGATCATCAAGGGCGAGCGCGTGAGTGAAAACCTCGCTCTCGTCGAAGACCTCTGCAACACCATGAAATTCGGCTCGCTCTGCGCGCTCGGCGGCTTCACGCCCTACCCCGTGCTCAGCGCATTGAAGCATTTCCGGGAGGATTTCGTCCCGGCCCCGAGCACGCTTCAGGCCGCGGAATAG
- a CDS encoding formate dehydrogenase subunit gamma: MTAVFEPWDETRGAEIIAEHSEQEGATLVILHALQEAFGYVPAAAIPMVAQALNLSRAEVHGVFTFYHDFRHKPAGRHVLKLCRAEACQAAGGDALAMRAEAKLGVLLGGTTADDRVTLEPIYCLGLCATAPSAMLDGRLIGRLDEKRIDALVAEAQR, from the coding sequence ATGACAGCGGTTTTTGAGCCTTGGGACGAAACGCGCGGCGCCGAGATCATCGCCGAACACAGCGAGCAGGAAGGCGCGACGCTGGTGATCCTGCACGCGCTCCAGGAGGCGTTCGGCTACGTGCCGGCGGCAGCCATTCCCATGGTGGCGCAGGCGCTCAATCTGTCCCGCGCCGAAGTGCATGGCGTGTTCACGTTCTATCATGACTTCCGCCACAAGCCGGCCGGCCGCCATGTGCTGAAGCTCTGCCGCGCGGAGGCCTGTCAGGCGGCGGGGGGCGATGCGCTGGCGATGCGTGCCGAGGCGAAGCTCGGCGTGTTGCTGGGCGGCACCACGGCCGATGATCGCGTCACGCTGGAGCCGATCTACTGCCTCGGATTGTGCGCGACCGCGCCATCCGCGATGCTCGACGGCCGGCTCATCGGCCGACTCGATGAAAAGCGTATCGATGCGCTCGTTGCGGAGGCGCAGCGATGA
- a CDS encoding LysR family transcriptional regulator: protein MLDKLELLLALAKERHFGRAAEVCGVTQPTMSTGLKQLEEILGVMLVQRGSRFQGFTPEGERALDWARRIVGDARAMRDEINGLKHQLSGEIRIAAIPTVLGMVAALTTPFRARHPEVRFRIQSTTSSEVLGLLENLEVDAGLTYIENEPIGKVRTIPLYSESYRLLTAPDGMFGDRETVTWQEVGQVPLCLLTPDMQNRRIIDRALRSVGAEATPTLTSNSLLVLFTHVKTGRWASVMPAKLAETLGLSDTVRSIPITDPDVNYSIGMVIPQRDPMTPLIAALVNVAREVAPSLQS from the coding sequence TTGCTCGACAAGCTTGAACTGTTGCTGGCGCTGGCGAAGGAGCGGCATTTCGGACGCGCGGCGGAGGTCTGCGGCGTGACGCAACCGACGATGTCGACCGGGCTGAAGCAACTCGAGGAGATCCTCGGCGTGATGCTGGTCCAGCGCGGCTCCCGCTTCCAGGGTTTTACGCCGGAAGGCGAGCGGGCGCTCGATTGGGCGCGGCGGATCGTTGGTGATGCCCGTGCGATGCGTGACGAGATCAACGGCCTGAAGCATCAACTCTCCGGCGAGATACGCATTGCCGCAATCCCCACCGTGCTCGGCATGGTCGCCGCGCTGACGACGCCGTTCCGCGCCAGGCATCCCGAGGTGCGTTTCCGCATCCAGTCGACCACGTCATCCGAGGTGTTGGGGTTGCTCGAGAACCTCGAAGTTGATGCGGGGCTGACCTATATCGAGAACGAGCCGATCGGCAAGGTGCGCACCATCCCGCTCTACAGCGAGAGCTATCGTCTGCTCACCGCGCCGGATGGAATGTTCGGCGATCGCGAGACGGTGACGTGGCAGGAGGTCGGACAGGTGCCGCTGTGCCTGCTGACGCCCGACATGCAGAACCGCCGCATCATCGACCGCGCGTTACGTTCGGTCGGCGCCGAGGCGACGCCGACCTTGACCTCGAATTCGCTGCTCGTGCTGTTCACGCATGTGAAGACGGGGCGCTGGGCCAGCGTGATGCCGGCCAAGCTCGCCGAGACGCTCGGCCTGTCCGATACGGTGCGCTCGATCCCGATCACCGATCCCGATGTCAATTACAGCATCGGCATGGTGATCCCGCAGCGTGATCCGATGACGCCGTTGATCGCGGCGCTGGTCAATGTCGCGCGGGAAGTGGCGCCGTCGCTGCAATCGTAG
- a CDS encoding PAS domain-containing sensor histidine kinase, whose product MSRADAANACVQSDSIKGLAQSIARPAYHRLLIAEPALRRAVPTLIIAFLITICLGAFVQVVDQTRQKRLVIRHDISALADLLAERIDRLTSARQERLKNIESLPALLPDLIPSWGTASGRHVIVTSAGLDRRILARIPVDSDPSGNDRLLDAITTAQLLAAPPRDGNISDMTLPNGNAAMATSRQIKSLPGFVTVIQERNEPIWGSDAALSVTLSATTGFVVLILGFAFHWQSTRAREGDLINDAVRGRIDTALNRGRCGLWDWDLSRGRIFWSQSMFSMLGLDGRNELLTFGEVNALVKSDDIDLFEIADQLISEKIDHIDQTFRMQHVDGHWIWLRVRCEKTSGATDSSVHLIGIAVDITEQKSLAERTVEADLRLRDAIETIPEAFVLWDASDRLVLCNSHFQRLHKLPDSAVIPGTSYETVLEVGRMPEVRTRHNETASQGPGARTFEAQLDDGSWLHISERRTKDGGYVSVGTDITRIKEHEQKLVDNDLRLRATVIDLKRSQAALERQAGELADLAEKYQREKTRAEEANQTKSKFLANMSHELRTPLNAIIGFSEIMGSGMFGELGSEKYQEYCHDILTSGHYLLEVINDILDMSKIEAGRMKLDMEELDLAQTLAESLRVVTGRAQDKHLTLDADIAKSISVVADRRATKQIIVNLLSNAVKFTPDGGRIVVRSRQLDDRIVLMIADTGIGIAPHSLARLGRPFEQVESQLTKTYHGSGLGLAIARSLAQLHGGSMRLRSKLEVGTVVRVTLPRNAIKSASGISAAA is encoded by the coding sequence ATGTCGCGTGCAGACGCCGCGAACGCGTGCGTCCAATCCGATTCGATCAAAGGATTGGCGCAATCGATCGCGAGACCTGCCTATCATCGGCTCCTGATCGCGGAGCCTGCGCTGCGCCGTGCCGTGCCGACGCTCATCATCGCGTTCCTGATCACGATCTGCCTCGGTGCGTTCGTGCAGGTCGTCGACCAGACGCGCCAGAAGCGCCTGGTCATCCGCCACGACATCTCGGCGCTCGCTGACCTGCTCGCCGAGCGCATCGACCGCCTCACCTCCGCGCGCCAGGAGCGGCTGAAGAACATCGAAAGCCTGCCGGCGCTGCTGCCTGACCTCATTCCATCCTGGGGCACCGCTTCGGGCCGCCACGTCATCGTCACCTCGGCTGGACTCGACCGCCGCATCCTCGCCCGCATCCCGGTCGATAGCGATCCCTCGGGCAACGACCGCCTGCTCGACGCAATCACGACGGCGCAGCTGCTGGCGGCGCCGCCGCGGGACGGCAACATCTCCGACATGACGCTGCCGAACGGCAACGCCGCGATGGCGACCTCGCGGCAGATCAAGTCGCTGCCCGGCTTCGTCACCGTGATCCAGGAGCGCAACGAGCCGATCTGGGGCTCGGACGCCGCGCTGTCGGTGACGCTGTCGGCCACCACCGGCTTCGTGGTCCTGATCCTCGGCTTCGCCTTCCACTGGCAGTCCACCCGTGCCCGCGAGGGCGATTTGATCAACGACGCCGTGCGCGGCCGGATCGACACCGCGCTCAACCGCGGCCGCTGCGGGCTGTGGGACTGGGACCTGTCACGCGGCCGCATCTTCTGGTCACAGTCGATGTTTTCCATGCTCGGCCTCGACGGCCGCAACGAGCTCCTCACCTTCGGCGAGGTCAACGCGCTGGTGAAGTCCGACGACATCGACCTGTTCGAGATCGCCGACCAGCTCATCTCCGAGAAGATCGACCACATCGACCAGACCTTCCGCATGCAGCATGTCGACGGCCACTGGATCTGGCTGCGCGTCCGCTGCGAAAAGACCAGCGGCGCGACCGACTCCAGCGTGCACCTGATCGGGATCGCCGTCGACATCACTGAGCAGAAGAGCCTGGCCGAGCGGACGGTGGAAGCCGATTTGCGCCTGCGCGACGCGATCGAGACCATTCCCGAAGCCTTCGTGCTGTGGGACGCGAGCGACCGCCTGGTGCTCTGCAATTCGCACTTCCAGCGCCTGCACAAGCTGCCCGACTCCGCCGTCATCCCCGGCACCTCCTACGAGACCGTGCTCGAGGTCGGCCGCATGCCGGAGGTCCGCACCCGGCACAACGAGACGGCGAGCCAGGGCCCGGGCGCGCGCACCTTCGAGGCGCAGCTCGACGACGGCAGCTGGCTGCACATCAGCGAGCGCCGCACCAAAGACGGCGGCTACGTCTCGGTCGGCACCGACATCACCCGCATCAAAGAGCACGAACAGAAGCTGGTCGACAACGATCTACGCCTGCGCGCCACCGTCATCGATCTCAAGCGCTCGCAGGCAGCCCTGGAGCGCCAGGCAGGCGAACTCGCCGATCTCGCCGAGAAATATCAGCGCGAGAAGACTCGCGCCGAGGAGGCCAACCAGACCAAGTCGAAATTCCTCGCCAATATGAGCCACGAGCTGCGCACGCCGCTGAACGCGATCATCGGCTTCTCCGAGATCATGGGCTCGGGCATGTTCGGCGAGCTCGGCTCGGAGAAGTACCAGGAATACTGCCACGACATCCTGACCAGCGGGCATTACCTGCTCGAAGTCATCAACGACATCCTCGACATGTCCAAGATCGAAGCCGGCCGCATGAAGCTCGATATGGAAGAGCTCGACCTGGCGCAGACGCTGGCGGAATCTTTGCGGGTCGTCACCGGCCGCGCGCAGGACAAGCACCTGACGCTCGACGCCGACATCGCGAAATCCATCTCCGTCGTCGCCGACCGCCGCGCCACCAAGCAGATCATCGTCAATCTGCTCTCCAACGCCGTGAAATTCACGCCCGACGGCGGACGCATCGTGGTGCGCAGCCGACAGCTCGACGACAGGATCGTGCTGATGATCGCCGACACCGGCATCGGCATCGCGCCGCATTCACTGGCGCGGCTCGGCCGCCCGTTCGAGCAGGTCGAGAGCCAGCTCACCAAGACCTATCACGGCTCGGGACTGGGGCTGGCGATCGCCCGCTCGCTGGCGCAGCTTCATGGCGGCTCGATGCGGCTGCGCTCCAAACTGGAGGTAGGCACCGTCGTGCGCGTCACCCTGCCCCGCAACGCGATCAAGTCGGCGTCAGGAATATCGGCCGCGGCCTGA
- a CDS encoding cation-efflux pump, whose product MSSQHNKTSVAAISIFASGGMAAAKFAVGIAIGSLALISEALHSSIDLVATIITWAVVRVSDKPADEEHHYGHGKLESVSALGVTALLYVLAGGILVESYSRLREGTAPPTISAVPFVVLVIDIAVNLWRARALHRAARETRSQALAADALHFASDVMGSFAVIVGLILAGLGFWWGDAAAAAAVAVMIALLGLRMAGSTVQTLVDRAPEGAHEAATAAIRSVPGVIDIERLRVRMVGATTFIDTIAKVPRTYPIDRVEDIKRNAQAAVEKAFGDTDLTFTAVPVARDNETVRDRIMVIAHNSGLAIHHVTVHDLGAKLIVSIDLEVDAGMQLDAAHEVANTLECNIQEEFGADVEVDVHIEPLEPELPFGVDAASERVQAIAAALTEYAAGGEIHDIHNVRVRNTDAGEIVNFHCRAEPSMSVIRVHEHVDAIERALRRAFPSVKRVISHAEPPRA is encoded by the coding sequence ATGAGCTCCCAGCACAACAAGACCTCGGTCGCAGCGATCTCGATCTTCGCCAGTGGCGGCATGGCGGCGGCCAAGTTCGCGGTCGGCATCGCGATCGGCTCCCTGGCGCTGATTTCCGAGGCGCTGCATTCCTCGATCGACCTGGTCGCCACCATCATCACCTGGGCGGTGGTGCGGGTGTCCGACAAGCCGGCGGATGAAGAGCATCATTACGGCCACGGCAAACTCGAAAGCGTCTCGGCATTGGGCGTGACCGCCCTGCTCTACGTGCTCGCCGGCGGCATCCTGGTCGAGTCCTACAGCCGGCTGCGCGAGGGAACCGCGCCGCCGACCATTTCGGCCGTGCCGTTCGTGGTGCTGGTGATCGACATCGCCGTCAATCTCTGGCGCGCCCGTGCCCTGCACCGTGCCGCACGGGAGACCAGGAGCCAGGCGCTCGCCGCCGATGCGCTGCATTTCGCCTCCGACGTGATGGGCTCGTTCGCCGTGATCGTGGGCCTGATCCTCGCCGGCCTCGGCTTCTGGTGGGGCGACGCGGCTGCCGCAGCCGCGGTGGCCGTGATGATCGCCCTGCTCGGCCTGCGCATGGCCGGCTCGACCGTGCAGACCCTGGTGGACCGCGCTCCGGAAGGCGCGCACGAGGCGGCCACGGCCGCGATCCGCAGCGTACCGGGTGTGATCGACATCGAGCGGCTCCGCGTGCGCATGGTCGGTGCCACCACGTTTATCGACACGATCGCAAAGGTACCGCGGACTTACCCCATCGACCGGGTCGAGGACATCAAGCGCAACGCGCAAGCAGCCGTCGAGAAGGCCTTCGGCGATACCGACCTCACCTTCACCGCGGTCCCCGTGGCGCGCGACAACGAGACCGTGCGCGACCGCATCATGGTCATCGCCCACAATTCGGGCCTCGCCATCCACCACGTCACCGTGCACGATCTCGGCGCCAAGCTGATCGTCAGCATCGACCTCGAGGTCGACGCCGGGATGCAGCTCGACGCCGCCCATGAGGTCGCCAACACGCTGGAATGCAACATTCAGGAAGAGTTCGGCGCGGACGTCGAGGTCGACGTCCACATCGAGCCGCTGGAACCGGAACTGCCGTTCGGGGTCGACGCCGCGTCGGAACGGGTGCAGGCCATCGCCGCCGCCCTGACAGAGTATGCCGCCGGCGGCGAGATTCACGACATCCACAATGTCCGCGTCCGCAACACCGACGCCGGTGAGATCGTCAATTTCCACTGCCGCGCCGAGCCGTCGATGAGCGTGATCAGGGTGCACGAGCATGTCGACGCGATCGAACGCGCGTTGCGGCGCGCGTTCCCGAGCGTGAAGCGCGTCATCAGTCACGCCGAACCGCCGCGCGCGTGA
- a CDS encoding nitronate monooxygenase family protein has translation MLQTRFTKLVGVEHPIVQGGMQWVGRAELVAAVANAGALGFITALTQPTPEDLRKEIARCRDLTDKPFGVNLTILPAIKPPPYAEYRAAIIESGIKVVETAGNKPQEHVDEFRKHGVKVVHKCTSVRHGLSAERMGVDAISIDGFECAGHPGEDDTPGLILIPAAANKIKIPMIASGGFADARGLVAALALGAEGINMGTRFMATKESPIHQLIKEKIVANDERETELIFRTMRNTSRVARNEISTKVVAMEKEGAKFEDIRELVAGARGKMVYATGNSDEGIWSAGQVQGLIQDIPTCAELISRIVREAEAIIRSRLEGMIVHPTAQAAE, from the coding sequence ATGCTGCAGACACGGTTCACCAAACTCGTCGGCGTCGAGCACCCGATCGTCCAGGGCGGCATGCAATGGGTCGGGCGCGCCGAGCTGGTCGCCGCCGTCGCCAATGCCGGAGCGCTCGGCTTCATCACGGCGCTGACCCAGCCGACGCCGGAGGACCTCAGGAAGGAGATCGCCCGCTGCCGCGATCTCACCGACAAGCCGTTTGGCGTCAACCTCACCATCCTGCCCGCGATCAAGCCGCCGCCTTATGCTGAATACCGCGCCGCCATTATCGAGAGCGGCATCAAGGTGGTCGAAACCGCCGGCAACAAGCCGCAGGAGCACGTCGACGAGTTCAGGAAGCACGGTGTCAAGGTCGTGCACAAATGCACCAGCGTTCGCCACGGGCTTTCGGCCGAGCGCATGGGCGTCGACGCCATCTCGATCGACGGGTTCGAATGCGCGGGCCATCCCGGCGAGGACGACACCCCCGGCCTGATCCTGATCCCGGCCGCTGCCAACAAGATCAAGATCCCGATGATCGCCTCCGGCGGCTTTGCCGACGCCCGCGGCCTCGTCGCCGCACTGGCGCTGGGCGCCGAAGGCATCAACATGGGCACGCGCTTCATGGCGACCAAAGAGAGCCCCATTCATCAGCTCATCAAGGAGAAGATCGTCGCCAATGACGAGCGCGAGACCGAGCTGATCTTCCGCACCATGCGCAACACCTCCCGCGTCGCCAGGAACGAGATCTCGACCAAGGTCGTCGCGATGGAGAAGGAAGGCGCCAAGTTCGAGGACATTCGCGAGCTCGTCGCGGGCGCGCGCGGCAAGATGGTCTACGCGACCGGCAACTCGGACGAAGGCATCTGGTCGGCGGGTCAGGTCCAGGGCCTGATCCAGGACATCCCGACCTGCGCCGAACTGATCTCCCGCATCGTGCGCGAAGCGGAGGCCATCATTCGCAGCCGGCTCGAAGGCATGATCGTTCATCCGACAGCGCAAGCTGCGGAATAA
- a CDS encoding fumarylacetoacetate hydrolase family protein produces the protein MAGEIKQWLRFRKSGATGFGTLNSSGISVHEGDMFGRHAATGKTLALSEVELLAPCAPSKIVALWNNFHALAAKLNQPEPPQPLYLLKATTSITTPGAVIRRPSYYDGKTTYEGELGIVIGKTCARVSPAEADSFIFGYTCVNDITANDILTSDPTFPQWARAKGIDDYGPFGPVIATGLDPAKLVVRTILNGAERQNYPISDMIFTAQELVSRISHDMTLLPGDLIAVGTSVGVGVMKEPVNIVTVAIDGIGELTNEFRL, from the coding sequence ATGGCTGGCGAGATCAAGCAATGGCTCCGCTTCCGCAAGAGCGGTGCGACCGGCTTCGGCACGCTGAATTCGTCAGGCATCAGCGTGCATGAGGGCGACATGTTCGGCCGCCATGCGGCAACCGGCAAGACGCTGGCGCTGTCGGAGGTCGAACTGCTCGCGCCCTGCGCGCCCAGCAAGATCGTCGCGCTCTGGAACAATTTTCACGCGCTCGCGGCCAAGCTCAACCAGCCCGAGCCGCCGCAGCCGCTCTACCTCCTGAAGGCCACCACCAGCATCACGACGCCAGGCGCGGTGATCCGCCGTCCGTCTTATTACGATGGCAAGACCACGTACGAAGGCGAGCTCGGCATCGTCATCGGCAAGACCTGCGCCCGGGTGTCGCCGGCGGAAGCGGACAGCTTCATCTTCGGCTACACCTGCGTCAACGACATCACTGCCAACGACATCCTGACCAGCGATCCCACTTTCCCGCAATGGGCGCGGGCCAAGGGCATCGACGATTACGGCCCGTTCGGCCCCGTCATCGCCACCGGTCTCGATCCGGCAAAGCTGGTGGTCCGCACCATCCTCAACGGCGCGGAGCGGCAGAACTATCCGATATCGGACATGATCTTCACCGCGCAGGAGCTGGTCAGCAGGATCTCCCACGACATGACCCTGCTCCCCGGCGACCTCATTGCCGTCGGCACCTCGGTCGGCGTCGGCGTGATGAAAGAGCCGGTGAACATTGTGACCGTCGCGATCGACGGCATTGGCGAGCTGACCAACGAGTTTCGGCTGTAG
- a CDS encoding 2-dehydropantoate 2-reductase: MKICIYGAGAIGGYLGVQLARAGADVSLVARGAHLAAMRERGLTLLAGEEKHNVHPRCTDDPAELGVQDYIIITLKAHSITGVIETMQPLLGPHTRIVTAVNGIPYWYFYKHGGQYENSTLESIDPGGRQWREIGAERAIGCIVYPATEIEAPGVIRHVYGNNFPLGEPSGETTPDVQRLADLFVAAGLKAPVLDRIRDEIWLKLWGNVCFNPISALTHATLDVICTDPATRALSRAIMMETQVIAETFGVKFRVDVERRIEGARKVGAHKTSMLQDLERGRPMEIDPLVTVVQEMGRLTGIATPALDSVLAMVTQRARIAGLYDGISTRSDPRALAVA; encoded by the coding sequence ATGAAGATCTGCATCTACGGCGCCGGCGCAATCGGCGGATATCTCGGGGTTCAGCTCGCGCGCGCGGGCGCGGACGTCAGCCTGGTCGCACGCGGCGCGCACCTTGCCGCGATGCGCGAGCGCGGCCTGACGCTGCTGGCGGGCGAGGAGAAGCACAACGTGCATCCGCGCTGCACAGATGACCCGGCCGAGCTCGGCGTGCAGGACTACATCATCATCACGCTGAAGGCGCACTCGATCACCGGCGTGATCGAGACAATGCAGCCGCTGCTCGGCCCCCACACCCGCATCGTCACCGCCGTCAACGGCATCCCCTATTGGTACTTCTACAAGCATGGCGGCCAGTACGAGAATTCGACGCTGGAGAGCATCGACCCCGGCGGACGGCAGTGGCGCGAAATCGGCGCCGAGCGCGCCATCGGCTGCATCGTCTATCCCGCCACCGAGATCGAGGCGCCCGGCGTGATCCGTCACGTCTACGGCAACAACTTTCCGCTCGGCGAGCCTTCCGGCGAGACCACCCCGGACGTGCAACGCCTCGCCGATCTCTTCGTCGCAGCCGGGCTGAAAGCGCCGGTGCTCGACCGCATCCGCGACGAGATCTGGCTCAAGCTGTGGGGCAATGTCTGCTTCAACCCGATCAGCGCACTCACCCATGCAACACTCGACGTGATCTGCACCGATCCGGCCACCCGCGCGCTGTCGCGCGCGATCATGATGGAGACGCAAGTCATCGCCGAAACATTCGGCGTCAAGTTCCGAGTCGATGTCGAGCGCCGCATCGAAGGCGCCCGCAAGGTCGGCGCGCACAAGACCTCGATGCTCCAGGATCTCGAGCGCGGCCGCCCGATGGAGATCGACCCGCTCGTCACCGTCGTGCAGGAGATGGGCCGCCTCACCGGCATCGCCACCCCGGCGCTCGATTCAGTGCTGGCGATGGTGACCCAGCGCGCCCGCATCGCCGGCCTCTACGACGGCATCTCGACACGATCGGATCCGCGCGCACTGGCGGTGGCGTGA